The Bacteroidales bacterium DNA segment AATTATTTTAAAGTTTTCCTTTGCATATCTATTTAAAATCCAATCATACAATTCAACTGGCTTTTGTGTTGGGTGTATTCCGTTTTCTCTTTGTGGTCTCCATTTGAATAGCTTTGCATTATCATTAATTGAACTCCAAGCATATTCAACCATTGCCATAGAAAAACTTTCGCTAATCGTTTGTTTCTCCCATATTAAGAAATGTTTTGATGGCGGTAAATCAAAGTAATTGCCACCCCAAATAATTTGGTCTTTTGATATTCTAAACAGTTCCTTAAAATATTCTTCACTTGGGGCAAAATCCCATTCCTTAATACTATTATCTCTTTGATACTTTTTACTCCAAGTACCGCCAGTACGTTCTATCGTTCCGTTAAAATCTCCATACGGAGGGTCAACTATTGCCAAATCAAATTCCTTATCCTTAAAACTTCGCATAATTTCGAGAT contains these protein-coding regions:
- a CDS encoding site-specific DNA-methyltransferase; the encoded protein is MIQLFNANNLEIMRSFKDKEFDLAIVDPPYGDFNGTIERTGGTWSKKYQRDNSIKEWDFAPSEEYFKELFRISKDQIIWGGNYFDLPPSKHFLIWEKQTISESFSMAMVEYAWSSINDNAKLFKWRPQRENGIHPTQKPVELYDWILNRYAKENFKIIDTHLGSGSIAIAVEKANRLDKKNLQFTGIEINETYFKKALNRFEQYCRQGTLSF